CGAAGCCGTGGTCTTTACGCTGCATACCCCAAAGGGAGAGCGCGGCTTTACGCTGCGTCAGCTCCAGTCGCTGCCAGCGGTCAGCTATCCGGCGTTACAGCCGCAGGTCGCGCAGCAGCATACCTATCAGGGTGTTCCTCTGCGCGATCTGGCCGAGTTGACGGGTGTGTCCGGGCAGGATGTCCGCGTCATGGGCAGTGACGATTTCGGAGCCACCATCCACGCCGCCGATTACATGAAGTACCCGGTGATGGTGGCCTACAGCGCCGAAGGCCAGTTGCTCACACCTGCCCAGAAAGGGCCGCTGCTGGTGGTCTTTCCAGATGTGCAGGCTCCTCAGCGGTTTCCTGCCAAAACCTACGGCAGCCAGTGGGTGTGGTTTGCCGAGA
Above is a window of Deinococcus ruber DNA encoding:
- a CDS encoding molybdopterin-dependent oxidoreductase, producing the protein MGLRLHSADPDKPPFSYLHATLPLPATRPGEAVVFTLHTPKGERGFTLRQLQSLPAVSYPALQPQVAQQHTYQGVPLRDLAELTGVSGQDVRVMGSDDFGATIHAADYMKYPVMVAYSAEGQLLTPAQKGPLLVVFPDVQAPQRFPAKTYGSQWVWFAESLSRAP